gtggatgttaactgatttttttactgattgtttattgttaaatttaaaaagctaaccaatatacatattatctcatatgatgctcatattagtttttttttaattaaatttttaactctaatacatgaagaagtgaattatggttttatgatgaaatagatagttaaatgtgattactaaactgaatgtctaacgatgaaatttattttagattaaaaaaaaatacaaatattaatacgtatcatttttataaaattgattcaagaatattattcatattttttatgtttgattttataatttgaacgaatgtatttttgtaatgcatatgttaaaacataagataatacgaaatatattataatttataggaatgaatcttcacTAATTTGATGGTAAtgtctatatatctttatatatgtttttattttataactttcacttatttaaaatttattatgaaatgagttaaaattagtacttatgagataacaacataacaaatatatcttaaatatgttgattcagttttattgcgaattatattttgttaatttttatttgtattttcaattcttactaagatatagacttgatatgatttattaattgtgtttgatgtaaaatatttagttctatgcattaagatgaaatgtataattaaacttaaaatatggtttattacgatgttatagatatttaaatggtactccATGTCCTCTAagattttttggataaaaacacaaacattaataaacaataaatattatgtcatttataaaatttcaaccaataagaaaatatacggAAAACGATATATTTCTCCAAGAGAATATCATATCAAACCAGATAGAGCTCAATCTATTTTCATGTGCTATATATCtccaagaaaatatttctcAATTTATATCTCCCAGACTCCATAGTTCAAGATCTATATCTCCTTTGAAACATAGTCTTCACCTAATTACCCACAAACATCGGTTTTGCTTAGTTCACTATTTACtgaaataactaaataaaataataaaacaaatataacataatttaaaccgaattaaatTAAGGATTTAATTCTGTTGTGCCCCTATCCCAAGAATTCTTTTCTACACATCCACTTTAATTCTACATACCCCTCTTCTTTAATGAAAGGACGAAACTAcccctctaacaatttttaaataaaaatcgaacATCCTAGTTGTACCCTAGTTGTACCCGTTGCACCCTAGTTGTACCCTAATTGTACCCTAGTTGTACCCTAGTTGTACCCCGCATAGTGGGATTCGAACTCTAGGCGCGCAATGGCTGAGCTACTGTGTTTTTCGTTGAACACTTACTGGTTTAACTATATTTaacctttaacaaccttcattaagggtaattttgtctttttaccGTTGAggggtttttgaaaatttgttttgaTGAAAAAGGGTATGAGATTTTAGtccttaaattaattaaaacaaattaaaagaaaaaaaaaagaacatgatgATTTTCTTCAGTTGATCAAAAGCTCTATCTAGCTTGATGTGATACTTTTTGTGGGAAAAATGTTTTTCCGAAAAATATATTGCGTAGttcaaataatcataaattgttatattaataaaaattgtacatagaaatttgagaaaatattataaaataatgcaaaaaacCTTCACAACTCTTATATAATAGAATtgagagagtattaaaatgaaatatgagaagttcatattcaatattaaaatgttacaagataaaatctaaaaatatgtctattactacttaattattctcaataattttttaaaatttttatccgCTATTACGCGGACCTTATCTAGTaccatataaacaaaaataaaaagaaaaatctttaatgttaccaaaaaaaaaaaatctttaatgcTAATTAACAAAAGCCCATTAAAAGTACGAAATGAAGAGACGCGAGAGAGAAACCGCAAAACTTGAACAAAGATAGCCGAAGAAGTTTATAAatacaactctctctctcacactcacATGCTCACGCTGCTGAGTTTTTTGAAGAACCATTTCGTGTGGTTTTGTTGCGTCGCGTGGCCGAGAGGTAAAACCTATGTTTACCATTTTTTTCGATTTAACATTAGACTAAATAGTTTTTATAATACGATTACCTCTAGGTCTTGATACTTCTGAATCCACCTTTTTGGATTTAAATAGATTCaggtttgtttttgattattttcgtATTGTTTTCTGTAGTTTTcgaaacaaattatatatcttaGTATTCTCTCTTGTCTAATCTTACAATAGAGATTTGATCCGTTTTTTCCTCGGTTtatggatttgaaaatcttcTCTATTTAGACGACACTAGGGTTTGATAAATCTAgggtaaatatgtttgttttcgAAGGTGGATTAACTTTAATGTGAtgagattgatttttttatattattttgaatcgAAACCCTATGCGAGTCACTTGATACTTAGGTTTTTACCATGTTCTGCTTTGGTCTTAAAATCAGTTCCATATATAATTCAGTTTTTAGTTTTGGTGTTTCTGTATTAACTTCGTTTCAGATCAGAATAGCAATTAGATAGGGGCAGTGTGAAATCTAGAATGTTTTGTAGATTAGGAATGTAATTATATTcttcatttattgtttttgttagtaGACTTTATATTTCTTCTGATAATTTTATTCACTCTCATTGTGACATGACAATATGAAACTTAAcacattttttatgtttttttgatgGGTTTAATCTATGTAGAAGGATGAATCATCAGAACCAAGTCATCATTAACTCACCTCCTCCGGCTGCTAATAACGGCTTGCCGAAGAGAAAAAGAGGTCGTCCCCCCACGAAAGAAATCTCAACTCCAAAACCTAACACTGATTTGGTGGGAAAGGAGGTTTCTGGAGTGATCGAAGGATCCTTTGAGGCAGGCTATCACCTGAACGTTAAGGTTAAAGATAGTGACATCAAACTCAGAGGTCTCGTGTTCATACCGGACAGAGTCATACCGGTCACTACAGAAAACGACGTGGCTCCTCTTGTTAAAATGTATGTAAGAGAAGAGATCAAGAATAACCAAACTGATCAATCTCTTCCTGTTGATCAACCAATGAAGAATGCTGCTGTCGTCACTACTGACTCGGAGATTAGAGAATATGCTCAAGCGTTGACATTAATGCAACATATGAGCAATGGCACGGTGCAAGAAAAGGAAGCTACGCCTGAGAAAGATGAAGTGATGGAAGAAGCCGCTAATAGGTTAGTGGAGTTCTTTTCAAATCCAGTGAGGAACAGTGTGACCTCTCAAGCACGGAGGCCTGTCGTGGTTCAGAAACGGGAGGCTCGTGGATTCGATCTTATGAAGGAACCGGTTTCTCAAGGAGAGAAAGTGCCAGAGGAGCTTCAGCTAGAGCTTGGAAACAAGACAACAGCAATGATAACAAATTTgtttggagaagagaagaagaaggaagatagtAACATGGAAGAAGGTACCCCATCAGTGCAGTAGTTAAAACTATGTGTAACAACAAACCACATTATACTCTGTTGTCTTCTTTATCAGTTCTTTATTTTTCAGAcctgagtttttgtctgttgtaaacttgtaaaaCAGTTGGTTTTTCTGGTTTTGCGAACATTTAT
The sequence above is a segment of the Camelina sativa cultivar DH55 chromosome 10, Cs, whole genome shotgun sequence genome. Coding sequences within it:
- the LOC104718132 gene encoding uncharacterized protein LOC104718132 encodes the protein MNHQNQVIINSPPPAANNGLPKRKRGRPPTKEISTPKPNTDLVGKEVSGVIEGSFEAGYHLNVKVKDSDIKLRGLVFIPDRVIPVTTENDVAPLVKMYVREEIKNNQTDQSLPVDQPMKNAAVVTTDSEIREYAQALTLMQHMSNGTVQEKEATPEKDEVMEEAANRLVEFFSNPVRNSVTSQARRPVVVQKREARGFDLMKEPVSQGEKVPEELQLELGNKTTAMITNLFGEEKKKEDSNMEEGTPSVQ